From Nocardioides sp. HDW12B, the proteins below share one genomic window:
- a CDS encoding oxidoreductase, protein MDPLADLTAREGVASAMASARDGIDVLLRDRGLRKTTPDVAAESLLRGAWASAVLAGTTSDEDAFRDGRGDPVAQASLRLSTHVLGLTGVLTRSPLQALARLHAVAAADEPPDTVGRPRDADSARRLADVAALLSRPTTAPGLVVAAVVHAEILSAQPFATHNGLVARAVERLILLERGVDRLGATVPEAGHLAGRPAYEARAAAYAEASASGDPRRGLAAAHAWLLYAAEAYAAGADHSPLLR, encoded by the coding sequence GTGGACCCCCTCGCCGACCTCACCGCCCGCGAGGGCGTCGCCTCCGCCATGGCCTCCGCCCGCGACGGCATCGACGTGCTGCTGCGCGACCGCGGGCTGCGCAAGACCACGCCCGACGTGGCAGCGGAGTCCCTGCTGCGCGGCGCCTGGGCCAGCGCGGTGCTCGCCGGCACGACCAGCGACGAGGACGCCTTCCGCGACGGGCGCGGCGATCCGGTCGCCCAGGCCTCGCTGCGTCTGTCCACCCACGTCCTCGGCCTCACCGGGGTGCTGACCCGCTCGCCGCTGCAGGCGCTCGCCCGGCTGCACGCCGTCGCCGCCGCCGACGAGCCGCCCGACACCGTCGGACGCCCCCGCGACGCCGACTCGGCGCGTCGCCTGGCCGACGTGGCCGCGCTGCTGAGCCGGCCCACCACCGCGCCCGGGCTGGTGGTGGCCGCGGTCGTGCACGCCGAGATCCTCAGCGCGCAGCCCTTCGCCACCCACAACGGGCTGGTGGCGCGCGCCGTCGAGCGGCTGATCCTGCTCGAGCGCGGCGTGGACCGGCTGGGGGCCACCGTCCCGGAGGCCGGGCACCTGGCGGGCCGACCGGCGTACGAGGCACGCGCGGCGGCGTACGCCGAGGCGTCGGCGTCGGGTGACCCGCGCCGTGGTCTCGCCGCCGCCCACGCGTGGTTGCTGTACGCCGCCGAGGCCTACGCCGCCGGTGCGGACCACAGCCCGCTGCTGCGCTGA
- a CDS encoding class I SAM-dependent methyltransferase — MNHPSSGPDPALSFASVADAYDRARPTYPRPAVEWLTGRSPATVVELGAGTGKLTDRLVELRHDLLVTDPLDAMLEHVRERHPGLRVVTASAEAVPVATRSVDVVVAAQAFHWFDAEAALREAARMLKPEGRIALAWNVRDERIPWVKRLGRIIGESGPPTDPSETLVASRHFGYVETEMFKHWMPMKGEALMDLVRSRSNVAVMDPSARDRVLRKVGELFAEYDRSSDGLMLPYVTHCYRAVVRPRGLIDEPEHSADLTAAAEAIRRGETPPGFEVDEQTDGSGRRTTAGPAGDDDGPTLISFR; from the coding sequence ATGAACCACCCCTCCTCCGGCCCCGACCCGGCGCTCTCCTTCGCCTCGGTGGCCGACGCCTACGACCGAGCCCGCCCCACCTACCCGCGCCCCGCCGTCGAGTGGCTGACCGGCCGGTCCCCGGCCACCGTCGTCGAGCTCGGCGCCGGCACGGGCAAGCTCACCGACCGCCTGGTCGAGCTGCGTCACGACCTGCTCGTGACCGACCCGCTCGACGCGATGCTCGAGCACGTCCGCGAGCGTCACCCGGGCCTGCGGGTGGTCACCGCCTCCGCCGAGGCGGTGCCGGTCGCGACCCGCAGCGTCGACGTCGTCGTCGCCGCCCAGGCCTTCCACTGGTTCGACGCCGAGGCGGCCCTGCGCGAGGCCGCCCGGATGCTGAAGCCCGAGGGCCGGATCGCGCTGGCGTGGAACGTCCGCGACGAGCGGATCCCGTGGGTCAAGCGGCTCGGCCGCATCATCGGCGAGTCCGGTCCGCCGACCGACCCCAGCGAGACGCTGGTCGCCTCGCGGCACTTCGGGTACGTCGAGACCGAGATGTTCAAGCACTGGATGCCGATGAAGGGCGAGGCCCTGATGGACCTCGTGCGCTCACGGTCCAACGTCGCCGTCATGGACCCCTCCGCGCGCGACCGCGTCCTGCGCAAGGTGGGCGAGCTGTTCGCGGAGTACGACCGCTCCTCCGACGGCCTCATGCTGCCTTACGTCACGCACTGCTACCGCGCGGTCGTCCGCCCGCGCGGCCTCATCGACGAGCCCGAGCACAGCGCCGACCTCACGGCCGCGGCCGAGGCGATCCGCCGCGGCGAGACGCCCCCCGGCTTCGAGGTCGACGAGCAGACGGACGGCTCCGGGCGGCGTACGACGGCGGGCCCGGCCGGCGACGACGACGGCCCCACCCTCATCTCCTTCCGCTGA
- a CDS encoding histidine kinase has protein sequence MAVWRRGARWRRTGHLSTEADRATFRTLHTASLAAPALRGGLTRSSAERAVGHLRVLLGTPSVVLTDTSEVLAWDGSGAHHRDLAERFARELASEGSGATTVHDRDFRCDRPGCEAAHAVVSPLAVDDVVVGTLQVFAPAVSAGLVRATDEVAAWVTGQLALADLEESRRRLVEAEVKTLRAQISPHFIYNSLNAIASFVRTDPEHARELLLEFADFTRYSFRSHGEFTTLAEELRSIERYLVLEQARFGDRLHVTLRVAPEVLPVTVPFLCLQPLVENAVRHGLEAKDGPGRIEIVAEDHASEAVIWVEDDGVGDDPERVRRALAGESDTDSVGLGNVDGRLRSVFGDEFGLVVETAVGAGTRVTVRVPKFAPGVHA, from the coding sequence ATGGCGGTCTGGCGACGCGGTGCCCGGTGGCGACGCACCGGCCACCTCAGCACCGAGGCAGACCGCGCCACGTTCCGCACCCTGCACACCGCGTCGCTGGCCGCCCCGGCGCTGCGCGGAGGTCTCACCCGCTCGTCCGCCGAGCGCGCCGTCGGCCACCTGCGCGTGCTGCTCGGGACACCGTCGGTGGTCCTCACCGACACCTCCGAGGTGCTCGCCTGGGACGGGTCGGGGGCCCACCACCGCGACCTGGCCGAGCGGTTCGCCCGCGAGCTCGCCAGCGAGGGCAGCGGCGCCACGACCGTCCACGACCGCGACTTCCGCTGCGACCGGCCCGGCTGCGAGGCCGCACACGCGGTGGTCTCGCCGCTGGCCGTCGACGACGTCGTGGTCGGCACCCTCCAGGTCTTCGCGCCCGCGGTCTCGGCCGGTCTGGTGCGCGCGACCGACGAGGTCGCGGCCTGGGTGACCGGACAGCTGGCGCTCGCCGACCTCGAGGAGAGCCGTCGGCGGCTGGTGGAGGCGGAGGTGAAGACGCTGCGGGCCCAGATCTCCCCGCACTTCATCTACAACTCGCTCAACGCCATCGCGTCGTTCGTGCGCACCGACCCCGAGCACGCCCGCGAGCTGCTGCTGGAGTTCGCCGACTTCACGCGCTACTCCTTCCGCAGCCATGGCGAGTTCACGACGCTGGCCGAGGAGCTGCGCTCCATCGAGCGCTACCTCGTCCTCGAGCAGGCGCGCTTCGGCGACCGCCTCCACGTCACCCTGCGCGTCGCCCCCGAGGTGCTCCCCGTCACCGTGCCGTTCCTGTGCCTGCAGCCGTTGGTGGAGAACGCCGTGCGCCACGGCCTGGAGGCCAAGGACGGGCCGGGCCGCATCGAGATCGTCGCCGAGGACCACGCGTCCGAGGCCGTGATCTGGGTCGAGGACGACGGCGTCGGCGACGACCCCGAGCGGGTGCGCCGCGCGCTGGCCGGGGAGTCCGACACCGACTCGGTCGGGCTCGGCAACGTCGACGGTCGCCTCCGCTCGGTGTTCGGCGACGAGTTCGGCCTCGTGGTGGAGACCGCCGTCGGGGCCGGCACCCGGGTCACCGTGCGGGTGCCGAAGTTCGCCCCCGGGGTGCACGCGTGA
- a CDS encoding LytTR family DNA-binding domain-containing protein, with product MTTPALLTALAVDDERPACDELEWLLRRDPRIGTVHTAGSAAEALRVLQEEDVDVVFCDIQMPGLTGLELVQVLRRFREPPRVVFVTAHEQHAVEAFDLDVVDYLLKPVRESRLAEAVRRVADAVPTAPEGGDDAIPVELGGVTRFVRRADVRYVEAHGDYTRLHTPEGAPLVRVPLARLEEEWADAGFVRIHRSHLVALAHVSEIRSDGGRVTVVVDGEELTVARRHTRELRDLLVRRARPGGRA from the coding sequence GTGACGACCCCGGCCCTGCTGACGGCCCTCGCCGTCGACGACGAGCGGCCCGCGTGCGACGAGCTCGAGTGGCTGCTGCGCCGCGACCCCCGCATCGGCACCGTGCACACCGCCGGCTCCGCGGCCGAGGCGCTGCGCGTGCTGCAGGAGGAGGACGTCGACGTCGTCTTCTGCGACATCCAGATGCCCGGGCTCACCGGCCTCGAGCTCGTGCAGGTGCTGCGCCGCTTCCGTGAGCCGCCCCGCGTCGTCTTCGTCACCGCCCACGAGCAGCACGCCGTGGAGGCCTTCGACCTCGACGTCGTCGACTACCTGCTCAAGCCGGTGCGCGAGTCGCGGCTGGCCGAGGCCGTGCGCCGGGTCGCGGACGCCGTACCGACGGCGCCGGAGGGCGGCGACGACGCCATCCCCGTCGAGCTCGGCGGCGTCACCCGCTTCGTCCGTCGCGCCGACGTCCGCTACGTCGAGGCGCACGGCGACTACACCCGGCTGCACACGCCCGAGGGCGCGCCGCTGGTCCGGGTGCCGCTGGCGCGGCTGGAGGAGGAGTGGGCCGACGCCGGGTTCGTGCGCATCCACCGCTCCCACCTCGTGGCGCTGGCGCACGTGAGCGAGATCCGCAGCGACGGTGGCCGGGTCACGGTGGTCGTCGACGGCGAGGAGCTGACGGTGGCCCGGCGCCACACCCGTGAGCTGCGCGACCTGCTGGTACGCCGGGCGCGGCCGGGCGGGCGGGCGTGA
- a CDS encoding cation acetate symporter, which translates to MSPVYGAVAVALVSIATLAIGAYGWRFSRTTSDFFVASRSVRPALNASAIGGEYLSAASFLGVAGLVLAFGADMLWYPVGWTAGYLVLLVLVAAPLRRSGAYTLADFAESRLESETVRRVSSLLVVAVGWLYLIPQFQGAGLALGVVADAPTWSGGLLVAAVVLVNVLFGGMRSITFVQAFQYWLKLTALLVPVFFLLSVWWGDGATGPAGIDAAGTTGEAWREVVAPGGATGLYTTYSIIVATFLGTMGLPHVVVRFYTNPDGRAARRTTLVVLALLGLFYVLPPVYGALGRLYAPDLVGAGTSDTVVLELPGRMVEGLLGELLSALTAAGAFAAFLSTSSGLTIAVAGALSQDVLGRSERLRRRGGVRSFQVAAVVAVLVPLALTVLSEGVGVARAVGLAFAFAASTFCPLIVLGIWWRRLTDVGAVAGMVVGGLLCGGAVIDSLLATEHDGWLGALLAQPAAWTVPAAFLTMVVGSLLTPGRVPAGVDTTMVRLHTPESVALDRGRVVRRLVDG; encoded by the coding sequence GTGAGTCCCGTGTACGGCGCGGTGGCGGTCGCCCTGGTCTCGATCGCGACGTTGGCGATCGGCGCCTACGGCTGGCGCTTCTCGCGCACGACCAGCGACTTCTTCGTGGCCTCCCGCTCGGTGCGGCCGGCGCTGAACGCCAGCGCCATCGGCGGGGAGTACCTCTCCGCGGCCTCGTTCCTCGGCGTCGCCGGGCTGGTGCTCGCCTTCGGCGCCGACATGCTGTGGTACCCGGTCGGGTGGACCGCCGGCTACCTCGTGCTGCTGGTCCTGGTGGCCGCGCCGCTGCGCCGCTCGGGCGCCTACACGCTCGCGGACTTCGCGGAGAGCCGGCTGGAGTCGGAAACCGTGCGGCGGGTCTCGTCGCTGCTGGTGGTCGCCGTCGGGTGGCTCTACCTCATTCCGCAGTTCCAGGGCGCCGGCCTCGCGTTGGGAGTGGTCGCCGACGCCCCCACCTGGAGCGGCGGCCTGCTGGTGGCGGCGGTGGTGCTGGTCAACGTGCTCTTCGGCGGGATGCGCAGCATCACCTTCGTGCAGGCCTTCCAGTACTGGCTCAAGCTCACCGCCCTCCTCGTGCCGGTGTTCTTCCTGCTCTCGGTGTGGTGGGGCGACGGCGCCACCGGTCCCGCCGGGATCGACGCCGCCGGCACGACCGGCGAGGCCTGGCGCGAGGTGGTGGCCCCCGGTGGCGCGACCGGGCTGTACACGACGTACTCGATCATCGTCGCGACCTTCCTCGGCACCATGGGCCTGCCGCACGTGGTCGTCCGCTTCTACACCAACCCCGACGGCCGCGCGGCCCGCCGGACCACGCTGGTGGTGCTCGCGCTGCTGGGCCTCTTCTACGTCCTCCCCCCGGTGTACGGCGCCCTCGGTCGCCTCTACGCCCCCGACCTGGTGGGTGCCGGCACCAGCGACACCGTGGTGCTCGAGCTGCCCGGGCGCATGGTCGAGGGCCTGCTCGGCGAGCTGCTCTCCGCCCTCACCGCGGCCGGCGCGTTCGCCGCCTTCCTGTCGACCTCGAGCGGACTGACCATCGCCGTGGCCGGGGCGCTCAGCCAGGACGTGCTGGGGCGCTCCGAGCGGCTGCGGCGGCGGGGCGGTGTGCGGTCCTTCCAGGTCGCCGCCGTGGTCGCGGTGCTGGTGCCCCTCGCGCTCACCGTGCTGTCCGAGGGCGTCGGCGTGGCCCGCGCCGTGGGGCTGGCGTTCGCCTTCGCCGCCTCCACCTTCTGCCCGCTCATCGTGCTCGGCATCTGGTGGCGACGGCTGACCGACGTCGGGGCGGTCGCGGGCATGGTCGTGGGCGGCCTGCTCTGCGGCGGCGCCGTGATCGACTCCCTGCTCGCCACCGAGCACGACGGCTGGCTCGGCGCACTGCTGGCCCAGCCGGCCGCCTGGACGGTGCCGGCGGCGTTCCTGACCATGGTCGTCGGCTCGCTGCTCACGCCCGGACGGGTGCCGGCCGGGGTCGACACCACGATGGTGCGCCTGCACACCCCCGAGAGCGTGGCCCTCGACCGCGGCCGGGTGGTCCGCCGGCTCGTCGACGGCTGA
- a CDS encoding DUF485 domain-containing protein encodes MAEDVDRRTHEVYESLHGTEEFTELRRRYRGFAIPATVAFLLWYLTYVVMSNWATDFMNIRLVGNINVALVFGLLQFATTFLIAVLYARYSNAKLDPLARELDERYIAVRKSDREGR; translated from the coding sequence GTGGCCGAAGACGTCGACCGACGCACCCACGAGGTGTACGAGAGCCTCCACGGGACGGAGGAGTTCACCGAGCTGCGGCGCCGCTACCGCGGCTTCGCGATCCCCGCGACCGTGGCCTTCCTGCTCTGGTACCTGACCTACGTGGTCATGTCGAACTGGGCGACCGACTTCATGAACATCCGACTGGTCGGCAACATCAACGTGGCGCTGGTCTTCGGGCTGCTGCAGTTCGCCACCACCTTCCTGATCGCCGTGCTCTACGCCCGCTACTCCAACGCCAAGCTCGACCCGTTGGCCCGCGAGCTCGACGAGCGCTACATCGCCGTGCGCAAGAGCGACCGAGAGGGCCGCTGA
- a CDS encoding cation acetate symporter has protein sequence MDHQFLTTGLFLAVVALTVGITFWASRQTSGAADYYTGGRGFSGLQNGLAIGGDYMSAASFLGISGAIALSGYDGFLYSVGFLVAWLVALLLVAEMLRNSGRYTMADQLAYRMKQRPVRTAAATSTIVVSIFYLLAQMVGAGALVALLLGIDSQAAINFTIFAVGVLMVFYVTVGGMKGTTWVQIVKAVLLMAGSALIVVLVLAQFNFNLSELLGAAASNSGQGQAFLEPGLKYGASTTSKIDFLSLGLALVLGTAGLPHILIRFYTTPTSRDARKSVLWAIGLIGTFYLFTLILGFGAAALLSGDDMERVSASGGNLASPLLAETVGGGAGTTGGAILLAVIAAVAFATILAVVAGLTLTSSASLAHDLYNSVWRKGQASEKEELKVARLAAGGIGLVAIILAIPAQKLNVAFLVALAFAIAASANLPSIVFNVFWRRFNTRGAVWSIYGGLISSVGLVVFSPIMSGKGVDPVSGKNLSLLPTSIDISWFPLENPGIVSIPLGFLLGYIGSVTSKEPEAERRYNELEVRALTGAGSEAAVSH, from the coding sequence ATGGATCACCAGTTCCTCACCACCGGGCTCTTCCTCGCCGTCGTCGCGCTGACCGTCGGCATCACGTTCTGGGCCAGCCGGCAGACCTCCGGCGCCGCCGACTACTACACCGGCGGGCGTGGCTTCTCCGGCCTGCAGAACGGCCTGGCCATCGGCGGCGACTACATGTCGGCCGCGTCCTTCCTCGGCATCTCCGGCGCGATCGCGCTGAGCGGCTACGACGGCTTCCTCTACTCCGTCGGCTTCCTCGTCGCGTGGCTGGTCGCGCTGCTGCTCGTCGCCGAGATGCTGCGCAACTCCGGGCGCTACACCATGGCCGACCAGCTGGCCTACCGCATGAAGCAGCGCCCGGTCCGCACGGCGGCCGCCACCTCGACGATCGTGGTCTCGATCTTCTACCTGCTCGCCCAGATGGTCGGCGCCGGCGCCCTCGTGGCGCTGCTGCTCGGCATCGACAGCCAGGCCGCCATCAACTTCACGATCTTCGCGGTCGGCGTCCTCATGGTCTTCTACGTGACCGTGGGCGGCATGAAGGGCACCACCTGGGTGCAGATCGTCAAGGCCGTGCTGCTCATGGCCGGCTCCGCGCTGATCGTCGTGCTGGTGCTGGCGCAGTTCAACTTCAACCTCTCCGAGCTCCTCGGCGCCGCGGCCAGCAACTCCGGCCAGGGCCAGGCGTTCCTGGAGCCGGGCCTGAAGTACGGCGCGAGCACGACGAGCAAGATCGACTTCCTCAGCCTCGGCCTCGCCCTCGTGCTCGGCACCGCCGGCCTGCCGCACATCCTCATCCGCTTCTACACGACGCCGACGTCGCGCGACGCCCGCAAGTCGGTGCTCTGGGCGATCGGCCTCATCGGCACCTTCTACCTGTTCACGCTGATCCTGGGCTTCGGCGCCGCCGCGCTGCTCAGCGGTGACGACATGGAGCGCGTGAGCGCCTCCGGCGGCAACCTCGCCTCGCCGCTGCTGGCCGAGACGGTCGGTGGCGGTGCCGGGACCACCGGCGGCGCCATCCTGCTGGCCGTCATCGCGGCGGTCGCCTTCGCCACCATCCTGGCCGTGGTCGCCGGCCTGACGCTGACCTCCAGCGCCAGCCTCGCCCACGACCTCTACAACAGCGTGTGGCGCAAGGGCCAGGCCTCGGAGAAGGAGGAGCTGAAGGTGGCCCGTCTCGCTGCCGGCGGCATCGGCCTGGTGGCGATCATCCTCGCCATCCCGGCGCAGAAGCTCAACGTGGCGTTCCTGGTCGCCCTGGCCTTCGCCATCGCCGCCTCGGCGAACCTGCCCTCGATCGTCTTCAACGTCTTCTGGCGCCGCTTCAACACCCGCGGCGCGGTCTGGAGCATCTACGGCGGACTGATCTCGTCGGTCGGGCTGGTGGTCTTCTCGCCGATCATGTCCGGCAAGGGCGTCGACCCGGTCTCGGGCAAGAACCTGTCCCTGCTGCCGACGAGCATCGACATCTCGTGGTTCCCGCTGGAGAACCCCGGCATCGTCTCGATCCCGCTGGGCTTCCTGCTCGGCTACATCGGCTCGGTGACGTCGAAGGAGCCCGAGGCCGAGCGTCGCTACAACGAGCTCGAGGTCCGCGCCCTCACCGGTGCCGGCTCGGAGGCCGCGGTTTCGCACTGA
- the acs gene encoding acetate--CoA ligase, with the protein MTEEKQQTLSTLGTEDRTFEPPEELAADANVTAAAYDEADDDRLAFWAKAAERISWDTDFTETLDWSNPPFAKWFVGGTLNAAYNCVDRHVEAGNGDRVAIHWVGEPEDDKRTLTYSDLKDEVSRAANALTDLGVEKGDRVAIYMPMIPETVVAMLACARLGAPHTVVFGGFSADALASRVTDCSAKVIITADGGYRRGAPSALKPAVDEACGKVEDGIVEKVLVVRRTGQDVDWDDERDVWWHDVVDGASSEHTPEAFDAEHPLYVMYTSGTTGKPKGILHTTGGYLVGTSYTHHAVFDLKPETDVYWCTADVGWVTGHSYMVYGPLANGATQVVYEGTPDTPHKGRWWEIIEEYGVTIFYTAPTAIRTFMKWGADLLEKHDLSSLRLLGSVGESINPEAYMWYREHVGGDRCPIVDTWWQTETGQIMISPLPGVTAGKPGSAMKALPGIAAEVVDEEGTPVGDGNGGYLVLTEPWPAMLRTIWGDDDRFKDTYWSRFRKLGYYFAGDGAKLDDDGDVWLLGRVDDVMNVSGHRLSTTEIESALVSHPKVAEAAVVGAADETTGQAVCAFVILRESALDEDGKAPDDLIEELRKHVQKEIGAIAKPRQVMIVPELPKTRSGKIMRRLLRDVAEKREVGDVTTLADSTVMDLISDGAQDSKDD; encoded by the coding sequence ATGACCGAGGAGAAGCAGCAGACGCTGTCGACGCTGGGCACGGAGGACCGCACGTTCGAGCCGCCCGAGGAGCTGGCCGCGGACGCCAACGTCACCGCCGCGGCGTACGACGAGGCGGACGACGACCGGCTGGCCTTCTGGGCCAAGGCCGCCGAGCGGATCTCCTGGGACACCGACTTCACCGAGACGCTCGACTGGTCGAACCCGCCCTTCGCGAAGTGGTTCGTCGGCGGCACCCTGAACGCGGCCTACAACTGCGTCGACCGTCACGTCGAGGCGGGCAACGGCGACCGGGTCGCGATCCACTGGGTCGGCGAGCCCGAGGACGACAAGCGCACGCTGACCTACAGCGACCTCAAGGACGAGGTGTCGCGAGCCGCGAACGCCCTGACCGACCTCGGTGTCGAGAAGGGCGACCGGGTCGCCATCTACATGCCGATGATCCCCGAGACCGTCGTGGCGATGCTCGCCTGCGCCCGCCTCGGCGCCCCGCACACCGTGGTCTTCGGCGGCTTCTCCGCCGACGCCCTCGCCAGCCGCGTCACCGACTGCAGCGCGAAGGTGATCATCACCGCCGACGGCGGCTACCGCCGCGGCGCCCCCTCCGCGCTCAAGCCCGCCGTGGACGAGGCCTGCGGCAAGGTCGAGGACGGCATCGTCGAGAAGGTCCTCGTCGTGCGCCGCACCGGCCAGGACGTGGACTGGGACGACGAGCGCGACGTGTGGTGGCACGACGTCGTCGACGGCGCCTCGTCCGAGCACACCCCCGAGGCGTTCGACGCCGAGCACCCGCTCTACGTCATGTACACCTCCGGCACCACCGGCAAGCCGAAGGGCATCCTCCACACCACCGGCGGCTACCTGGTCGGCACGTCGTACACCCACCACGCGGTCTTCGACCTCAAGCCGGAGACCGACGTCTACTGGTGCACCGCCGACGTCGGCTGGGTGACCGGGCACTCCTACATGGTCTACGGCCCGCTCGCCAACGGCGCGACGCAGGTCGTCTACGAGGGCACCCCCGACACCCCGCACAAGGGACGCTGGTGGGAGATCATCGAGGAGTACGGCGTCACGATCTTCTACACCGCGCCGACCGCGATCCGCACGTTCATGAAGTGGGGCGCGGACCTGCTCGAGAAGCACGACCTGTCCTCGCTGCGGCTGCTCGGCTCGGTGGGTGAGTCCATCAACCCCGAGGCCTACATGTGGTACCGCGAGCACGTCGGCGGCGACCGCTGCCCGATCGTGGACACCTGGTGGCAGACCGAGACCGGCCAGATCATGATCAGCCCGCTGCCCGGCGTCACCGCCGGCAAGCCGGGCTCGGCCATGAAGGCGCTGCCCGGCATCGCCGCCGAGGTCGTCGACGAGGAGGGCACGCCCGTCGGGGACGGCAACGGCGGCTACCTCGTGCTCACCGAGCCGTGGCCGGCGATGCTGCGCACCATCTGGGGCGACGACGACCGGTTCAAGGACACCTACTGGTCGCGCTTCCGCAAGCTCGGCTACTACTTCGCCGGCGACGGCGCGAAGCTCGACGACGACGGCGACGTCTGGCTGCTCGGACGCGTCGACGACGTCATGAACGTCTCGGGCCACCGGCTGTCGACGACCGAGATCGAGTCCGCGCTGGTGTCGCACCCGAAGGTGGCCGAGGCCGCGGTGGTGGGTGCCGCGGACGAGACCACGGGCCAGGCGGTCTGTGCCTTCGTCATCCTGCGGGAGTCCGCGCTCGACGAGGACGGCAAGGCCCCCGACGACCTCATCGAGGAGCTGCGCAAGCACGTGCAGAAGGAGATCGGCGCGATCGCCAAGCCGCGCCAGGTGATGATCGTCCCCGAGCTGCCGAAGACCCGCTCGGGCAAGATCATGCGCCGGCTGCTGCGCGACGTCGCCGAGAAGCGCGAGGTCGGCGACGTCACCACGCTGGCCGACTCGACCGTCATGGACCTGATCTCCGACGGCGCCCAGGACTCCAAGGACGACTAG
- a CDS encoding phage holin family protein, whose protein sequence is MTDTAPVKSAPEPLTQPEEPSIGTLVATISSDLSTLLQHEIALVKSEVKISAKNGGLAAGLFAAAGFLLVLAVIMLSIAIAYLIHLTGLDLAFCYLIVFALYAALAGALAFVGIKKIRNVGPPERAIAQAQETKKVLTNRG, encoded by the coding sequence ATGACCGACACCGCACCTGTGAAGTCCGCGCCAGAGCCGCTGACCCAGCCCGAGGAGCCGTCGATCGGCACGCTCGTGGCCACGATCTCCTCCGACCTCTCGACGCTGCTGCAGCACGAGATCGCGCTGGTGAAGTCCGAGGTGAAGATCAGCGCCAAGAACGGCGGCCTCGCCGCCGGCCTGTTCGCCGCCGCCGGGTTCCTGCTGGTCCTGGCGGTGATCATGCTGTCGATCGCCATCGCCTACCTGATCCACCTGACCGGGCTCGACCTGGCCTTCTGCTACCTCATCGTCTTCGCGCTCTACGCCGCGCTGGCGGGCGCGCTGGCCTTCGTCGGCATCAAGAAGATCCGCAACGTCGGGCCGCCCGAGCGGGCCATCGCCCAGGCGCAGGAGACCAAGAAGGTCCTCACCAACCGCGGCTGA
- a CDS encoding MarP family serine protease: MNALDIVVVLLLLAYAVSGYWQGFITGAFATTGLLLGGLLGIWLAPEIFGDSDPSVWVSLGALFVVLVAASIGQAVLQIGGARIRDRIPWQPVRAVDAVGGSLLSAVAVLVVAWALGVAVSGARLPWVSDQVRESAVLSRVDSVVPDQAASLLDSFNRVVGTSFFPRYLKPFAQERIVDVKRPPQGVAADPEVRAAEVSVLKIRGENRCGRGVEGSGFLYQPDRIMTNAHVVAGVSDPTIILDEGEVDAEVVYYNPDIDVAVLAVADLDRPFLRFDKEAESADPGAVLGYPEDGPYDVQGARIRSEQRLQSLDIYGEDTVVRDVYAVRGLIRPGNSGGPMVSLDGEVYGVVFAASVSDADTGYVLTADQVAEAAARGIGSSSAVSTGRCA, encoded by the coding sequence GTGAACGCCCTCGACATCGTGGTGGTGCTGCTGCTCCTCGCCTACGCCGTCTCCGGCTACTGGCAGGGCTTCATCACCGGCGCCTTCGCCACCACCGGCCTGCTCCTCGGTGGGCTGCTCGGCATCTGGTTGGCGCCCGAGATCTTCGGCGACTCCGACCCGTCGGTGTGGGTCTCGCTCGGGGCGTTGTTCGTGGTCCTCGTCGCGGCCTCGATCGGTCAGGCCGTGCTGCAGATCGGCGGGGCCCGGATCCGTGACCGCATCCCCTGGCAACCGGTGCGCGCGGTGGACGCGGTGGGCGGCTCCCTGCTCAGCGCCGTCGCCGTGCTGGTCGTGGCCTGGGCGCTCGGGGTGGCCGTCAGCGGCGCGCGGCTGCCGTGGGTCTCCGACCAGGTGCGCGAGTCCGCGGTGCTCTCACGGGTCGACTCCGTCGTGCCGGACCAGGCCGCGTCGCTGCTCGACTCCTTCAACCGGGTCGTGGGCACCAGCTTCTTCCCGCGCTACCTCAAGCCGTTCGCGCAGGAGCGCATCGTCGACGTCAAGCGTCCGCCCCAGGGTGTCGCCGCCGACCCCGAGGTCCGGGCCGCCGAGGTCAGCGTGCTGAAGATCCGCGGGGAGAACCGCTGCGGTCGCGGCGTCGAGGGCTCCGGCTTCCTCTACCAGCCCGACCGGATCATGACCAACGCCCACGTGGTGGCCGGCGTCTCCGATCCCACGATCATCCTCGACGAGGGCGAGGTGGACGCGGAGGTCGTCTACTACAACCCCGACATCGACGTGGCCGTGCTCGCGGTGGCGGACCTCGACCGGCCGTTCCTGCGCTTCGACAAGGAGGCCGAGAGCGCCGACCCCGGCGCCGTGCTCGGCTACCCCGAAGACGGGCCGTACGACGTCCAGGGGGCGCGCATCCGCTCCGAGCAGCGCCTGCAGAGCCTCGACATCTACGGCGAGGACACCGTCGTGCGCGACGTCTACGCCGTGCGCGGCCTCATCCGCCCCGGCAACTCCGGCGGGCCGATGGTGTCCCTCGACGGCGAGGTGTACGGCGTGGTCTTCGCCGCCTCGGTGTCCGACGCCGACACCGGCTACGTCCTCACCGCCGACCAGGTCGCCGAGGCCGCGGCCCGGGGCATCGGCTCGTCGTCGGCCGTCTCCACCGGCCGCTGCGCCTGA